The Thermodesulfobacteriota bacterium genome has a window encoding:
- a CDS encoding outer membrane protein assembly factor BamD: MMNVKGILRVAAVTVLLPFFLASCFKEVVPEVDLSAEELYSKGMAAYHNGLSSESGAYFKRVMDEHPLDRYAVDSQLMLGELHYKMANYEDAAAYYTTFVSMHPGHIKAPYAFFQKGMSHFKLVLASDRDQIETEKALFAFEDFVKSYPDSPYMGKAGELMVFLKRRLAESEFKVGKFYFKMKSYRGALARFMLVLKDYPDVGFTDETLYYVGRSYALLGEEGLATETFTTLVKEFPESPFARKAKKKFLDG, encoded by the coding sequence ATGATGAACGTTAAGGGCATATTGAGAGTTGCAGCGGTGACGGTCCTTCTGCCGTTTTTCCTTGCCTCCTGCTTTAAGGAAGTGGTCCCGGAGGTGGACCTGAGCGCGGAAGAGTTGTACTCTAAGGGGATGGCCGCTTACCATAACGGCCTTAGCAGCGAGTCCGGGGCGTACTTTAAAAGGGTCATGGACGAGCACCCCCTGGACCGTTATGCCGTGGACTCCCAACTCATGCTCGGGGAACTCCACTATAAGATGGCAAACTACGAGGACGCGGCCGCTTACTATACCACGTTCGTCTCGATGCACCCCGGCCACATAAAGGCCCCCTATGCGTTCTTCCAGAAGGGCATGAGCCACTTCAAACTGGTCCTCGCCTCCGACAGGGACCAGATCGAGACGGAGAAGGCCCTTTTTGCCTTCGAGGACTTCGTCAAGAGCTACCCCGATTCGCCGTATATGGGAAAGGCCGGGGAACTCATGGTTTTCTTGAAGAGGAGGCTCGCGGAGAGCGAGTTCAAAGTGGGCAAGTTCTACTTCAAGATGAAGAGCTACAGGGGGGCGCTTGCGAGGTTCATGCTGGTGTTGAAGGACTACCCGGACGTGGGTTTCACCGACGAGACCCTCTATTACGTGGGCAGGTCGTACGCGTTGCTGGGGGAGGAAGGTCTCGCCACGGAGACCTTCACGACCCTCGTAAAGGAGTTTCCAGAGAGCCCCTTCGCCAGAAAGGCGAAGAAGAAGTTCCTGGATGGCTGA
- a CDS encoding adenosylhomocysteinase, with product EGHPASVMDMSFANQALSAAYLVKRGSRLENEVYTVPEDIDREIARLKLAALGIKIDTLTKEQKKYLASWEMGT from the coding sequence CCGAGGGCCATCCGGCGAGCGTTATGGACATGAGCTTCGCCAACCAGGCGCTCTCCGCGGCCTATCTCGTCAAGAGGGGCAGCAGGCTCGAAAACGAAGTATATACCGTCCCCGAGGACATAGACAGGGAGATAGCACGGCTTAAACTCGCCGCACTGGGGATAAAGATAGATACGCTCACAAAGGAGCAGAAGAAGTACCTGGCCTCATGGGAGATGGGTACCTGA